A section of the Macadamia integrifolia cultivar HAES 741 chromosome 9, SCU_Mint_v3, whole genome shotgun sequence genome encodes:
- the LOC122088687 gene encoding uncharacterized protein At1g76070-like: MEKQGRSKGNVFQFIPGANSVTFHKPPISPARDKGSRPENWSKFKANNCRRGFSGPITSMIPAEARRKSRSGSFDAAEPTSPKVSCMGQIIHKHKKLKNKNKNKGKDKDKNQNQNQNQNQNQKKKLMISKSMPLSSHRDSYKVESSPKEAKKKPFSGILRIFQSKRSDSNVLFDDHDKDRAVQAQGMVAPSLGKMKRFASRRESLGNFDWTAHVPAAAVSDDRNYHSDEEGGGGGGGRKSDGEGDEDSIIIPHSAPIIVLGGRVALEPRKEVNLWKRRTMGPPRPLQLIPSK, encoded by the coding sequence ATGGAGAAACAGGGAAGATCAAAAGGAAATGTGTTTCAATTCATACCAGGAGCCAACTCCGTCACATTCCATAAACCACCCATCAGTCCTGCACGTGACAAGGGTAGCAGGCCAGAGAATTGGAGCAAGTTCAAGGCCAATAACTGCCGCAGAGGCTTCTCTGGTCCTATCACATCCATGATTCCAGCCGAGGCCAGAAGGAAATCCAGGTCTGGTAGCTTCGATGCAGCAGAACCCACATCCCCTAAAGTCTCTTGCATGGGCCAAATCATACACAAGCACAAGAAgctcaagaacaagaacaagaacaagggCAAGGACAAGGAcaagaaccagaaccagaaccagaaccagaaccagaaccagaagaagaagttgatgaTATCCAAATCTATGCCTCTGTCCTCTCATCGGGATTCTTATAAGGTTGAATCGTCTCCCAAGGAAGCAAAGAAGAAGCCCTTTTCAGGGATCCTTAGAATTTTCCAAAGTAAGAGATCTGATTCTAATGTTTTGTTTGATGATCATGATAAGGACAGAGCAGTTCAAGCTCAAGGTATGGTGGCGCCTTCACTGGGTAAGATGAAGAGGTTCGCAAGTCGTCGTGAATCTCTGGGCAATTTCGATTGGACCGCTCATGTGCCGGCGGCAGCGGTGTCGGATGACCGGAATTATCATTCCGACGAGgaaggaggtggaggaggaggaggaagaaagagtGATGGGGAAGGAGATGAGGATAGCATAATCATTCCTCATTCTGCACCCATAATTGTGCTTGGTGGAAGGGTGGCTTTGGAGCCAAGGAAAGAAGTTAATCTGTGGAAGAGAAGAACGATGGGTCCACCTCGTCCTCTCCAATTGATTCCATCTAAGTGA